The Streptomyces laurentii region CAGCCCCCGTCCGCGGACGGCAGTCCGGGCGCGCAGGGCGGCGGGGAGAACGGCGCCCCGGGCGAGCCCCCGCGGTCCGGGCCCGGAACCGAGTCCTTCGAGGCCACCGGCGCCATGGGACAGGGGTCTCTGCGCCACGACCGGCTGCGCAACGCCTTCGCCAACGTCGAGGGCGATGTCGTCGGCGGCGACAAATACGTCCTGCTCCTGGACGGCGGCCGGCGGCGGCTACGGACCCTCTCCCCGTTCCTGGCCGAGCCGGTGCGCTTTGCCTACCAGGAGCACCCCGGTCTGCCTGCTGCCCGGGAGGCCCTGGCGGGCCGGCATCTGCTGATCCTGCGCGGCGCCCCCGGTCACGGGAAGACGGCCATGGCCGTCCGCCTGCTCCAGGGCATGGGCGCCACCACCACGTACCACCTGGACAGCGATGTCGATTTCGGCTCCCTCGCCGACCTCCTGGAGCGCGGCGGGGACTCCATCGAGCGCGGTGCGGCCTTCCTGCTCGACCAGCCGTCCGGGATCGACGGGCTGCGCGGAGCGGAATACGAGAAGGTGCGGGGCGCGCTCGCCCTCGCCGGTGCGTGGCTGGTGATCACCGTCTCCAGCACCGAGCTCACGGACAGCGAACTCCTCACGGCCGTCGTCGACGTCACCGAGGCGCCCGGCCCGCGCGACATCGTCTCCTCGCATCTGCGCTGGCGCGTGGGGGACGCGGTCCGCGACCGGCTTCTCGCCGACGGCGGGATCACCACGCTGCTGGGCGAACTCCTCGACGGCCTCGCGTGCCAGCGGGCGGCCGATCTGGCGTCGGCGATCGCCGAGGAGTGGGAGACCGGCGAGCTGGACCCCGAGGCCGTCAAGAGACGCTTCGCCCGCCAGGCCGACGAGGACTTCGACATCTGGATGGAGAGCCTGCGGGAGCCCTCCGTTCGGAGTCTCGCGATCGCTCTCGCCGTGCTCAACGGGCTGCCTCAGGAGTACATCGCCACGGCCGCCCGCGCGCTGCGCGAGCGGCTGGAGGACGACCGCCCGCATGTGCTGATGGCCGGGCCCGGCAACGAACTCCCCCGCGTCAAGGACCCCTTCGGCGCCCCGCGGCGCAGGCAGCTGACCCGGCTGCGCGCCCACGCCATCGGCAAGGAGGACGGCGAGCCGGGGCAGGCGCTGGAGTACAAGGATCCGGCCTATCCGCCGCGGGTCATCCGGCACGCGTGGATCCAATACGAGGTCCAGAGCGAACTGCTCGACTGGCTGTCGGCACTGGTCGTACACCCCGCCGAAGAGGTCCGGGTCTACGCGGCCGCGGCGCTCGGGGTCATCGCCTCCGAGTCGTACACCTACCTCTGCGACCGAGTCTTCCACCCGTGGGCGCGCAGCGAGAGCCCGTTGCGGCGCGACGCCGTCGCCTACGCGCTCCGGGTCGCCTCGCGCGATCCCTGGATCGCGGAGCGGGCCGACATGCTGGTGGAGGGGTGGTTCGCCGACCGGAGCGAGCCCTACGCGCAGGCGACGGCAGCCCGGGCGTACGGCATGCGCGAGGACCCCGGTCCGGCCGTCGCGGCGCTGGCGCGCCTCACCGTCGTCGACCGGGTGGCCGTGGCGGTGGCGGTGGGCCACAGCCTGACCGACCTGCTCGAGCGGAACACCGACTCGACGGGACTGGTGCTCCGCACCCTTCACGAGCGGTCCGCCGACCACCGGATGCGGCCCACGGCACTGCTCTCGTTCCTCATCGTCGCGACCGAGGTGGTGGTGGGCAAGGACGAGCCGGGGTCGGGAACGAGGCCGAGAACTGGCCGAAGCTCCTCTATCTGGCAGACCGGCAGGAGGAGTTGCGTGGGGCGTTCATCGCCCTGTGGCGCGAGTCGCTCAATCACGCGGACTTCGGCGGGAACGCGCAACAGGTGCTGCGCAATTGGGCCACGGTCGCCGAACTCGACGAGGCGCTGCGTTCCATGTTCCAGCTGATGGTGGGCGCGATCGCGTACGGGGACCCGAGGACGGGCCGGATCCTGAGGCGGTGCGCGACCGACTGGACCGACCCGGACGAGCTGGCACCGCTGCCGCTGACCGCCGCCGTCGTTCATGCCCAGCTCGATCTGGAAGGGGTCTGACGTGTCCCTCTC contains the following coding sequences:
- a CDS encoding hypothetical protein (identified by MetaGeneAnnotator; putative;~sequence version:1), yielding MTTPTGGAPAAGGGGTAPAAGGGTGGQGGAAGHAGPPGPAQPTGAGQPPSADGSPGAQGGGENGAPGEPPRSGPGTESFEATGAMGQGSLRHDRLRNAFANVEGDVVGGDKYVLLLDGGRRRLRTLSPFLAEPVRFAYQEHPGLPAAREALAGRHLLILRGAPGHGKTAMAVRLLQGMGATTTYHLDSDVDFGSLADLLERGGDSIERGAAFLLDQPSGIDGLRGAEYEKVRGALALAGAWLVITVSSTELTDSELLTAVVDVTEAPGPRDIVSSHLRWRVGDAVRDRLLADGGITTLLGELLDGLACQRAADLASAIAEEWETGELDPEAVKRRFARQADEDFDIWMESLREPSVRSLAIALAVLNGLPQEYIATAARALRERLEDDRPHVLMAGPGNELPRVKDPFGAPRRRQLTRLRAHAIGKEDGEPGQALEYKDPAYPPRVIRHAWIQYEVQSELLDWLSALVVHPAEEVRVYAAAALGVIASESYTYLCDRVFHPWARSESPLRRDAVAYALRVASRDPWIAERADMLVEGWFADRSEPYAQATAARAYGMREDPGPAVAALARLTVVDRVAVAVAVGHSLTDLLERNTDSTGLVLRTLHERSADHRMRPTALLSFLIVATEVVVGKDEPGSGTRPRTGRSSSIWQTGRRSCVGRSSPCGASRSITRTSAGTRNRCCAIGPRSPNSTRRCVPCSS
- a CDS encoding hypothetical protein (identified by MetaGeneAnnotator; putative;~sequence version:1), with product MLRNWATVAELDEALRSMFQLMVGAIAYGDPRTGRILRRCATDWTDPDELAPLPLTAAVVHAQLDLEGV